From a region of the Candidatus Amarolinea dominans genome:
- a CDS encoding SDR family oxidoreductase, producing MNQKTMLITGATDGIGKATAQALAMQGHTVILHGRNAARGQAAVDELKKAAGHDRVDFMAADLSSLREVRQLAAAVQAKYEQLHVLINNAGVFMNERQLTEDGFEMTFAVNHLAPFLLTQQLLPLLRQSAPARIITVSSVAHQRGRINFDDLQSERAFNGYRAYAHSKLANVLFTYELAARLAGAGVTANCLHPGVIGTKLLQTGFGIGGATPAEGARTSVYLASAPEVETVTGAYFDDLRAVPSAPQTHDETTRRRLWEISEQLCQ from the coding sequence ATGAACCAAAAAACGATGTTGATTACCGGCGCGACCGATGGTATTGGCAAGGCGACTGCACAGGCGTTGGCGATGCAGGGCCACACGGTCATTTTGCACGGCCGCAACGCGGCGCGGGGACAGGCAGCGGTTGACGAACTGAAGAAGGCTGCCGGCCACGACCGTGTGGATTTCATGGCCGCGGACCTCTCCTCCCTGCGCGAGGTGCGCCAGTTGGCGGCCGCGGTGCAGGCGAAGTATGAGCAGTTGCACGTGCTCATCAACAATGCCGGTGTGTTCATGAACGAGCGCCAACTCACCGAGGACGGTTTCGAGATGACCTTTGCAGTCAATCACCTGGCGCCGTTTCTGCTGACGCAGCAACTGCTGCCCCTGCTGAGGCAGAGCGCGCCGGCGCGCATCATCACGGTCAGCTCTGTGGCGCACCAGCGCGGCCGCATCAACTTCGACGACTTGCAGAGCGAGCGGGCCTTCAACGGCTACCGGGCGTATGCGCATTCCAAGCTGGCGAACGTGCTCTTTACGTATGAACTGGCCGCGCGCCTGGCCGGCGCGGGCGTCACCGCCAACTGTCTCCACCCCGGCGTGATTGGCACCAAACTGCTGCAGACCGGCTTTGGCATCGGCGGCGCGACGCCTGCGGAAGGCGCACGCACCTCGGTCTACCTGGCTTCTGCGCCCGAGGTGGAAACAGTCACCGGCGCGTATTTCGATGATCTGCGAGCCGTGCCCTCAGCGCCTCAGACACACGATGAAACCACACGCCGTCGCTTGTGGGAAATCAGCGAGCAACTGTGTCAATGA
- a CDS encoding CBS domain-containing protein, with protein sequence MPTYFVRDIMSAPALTIHYEADLDEAAAMLESNQIRRLPVLDDEGQLVGILTQGDVRVASMATAVDPYDAAATTWLTAGDAMTHRTFTVTADTSVVEAVKMMLAHKIGGLPVVDDAGAVIGMVTETDIFRLVVREWSEE encoded by the coding sequence ATGCCGACCTATTTCGTGCGTGACATTATGAGCGCTCCCGCCCTCACGATTCACTATGAGGCTGACCTGGATGAGGCGGCAGCGATGCTGGAAAGCAACCAGATTCGCCGCTTACCGGTGCTGGACGACGAAGGGCAATTGGTCGGCATCCTGACGCAAGGCGATGTGCGCGTGGCGTCCATGGCCACTGCAGTGGACCCGTACGATGCCGCCGCCACCACCTGGCTGACCGCGGGCGACGCCATGACACACCGGACGTTTACGGTGACGGCTGACACATCGGTGGTCGAAGCGGTAAAAATGATGTTGGCGCACAAAATTGGCGGCCTGCCGGTGGTAGATGACGCCGGCGCCGTCATCGGCATGGTGACTGAGACAGACATTTTCCGCTTGGTCGTACGCGAGTGGAGCGAAGAATAA
- a CDS encoding PLP-dependent aminotransferase family protein produces MTTPWQRRYAQRNQRMGGSIIRELLKFTQQPDMISFAGGLPAPELFPVEAFRAAADRVLVQSGSKALQYSTTEGYQPLRALIVEKMAHYGILAKEDNVLITSGSQQALDLIGKLLINAGDTILVERPTYLGALQAWNAYQAEYVEVPIDDNGLQVDQLEEALRAGVKFMYVLPNFQNPGGVTLSLDRRQELVELADRYGVPIIEDDPYGELLYEGEHLPTLVQLDCEHLESRACDGHGYFRGNILYLSTFSKTLAPGLRLGWIVAPVEVIQKCVQAKQGMDLHTSIFDQMVAYEVAKGGFLEKHVRTLRRVYGARRDVMLAAMERYFPAGVHWTHPRGGLFLWVELPPEINAEELLQDAIKEKVAFVPGHAFYAAGRSSGQLNTMRLNFSNAEPEMIEEGIRRLARAIEQRMGGRMTPVVTPVPAMSMN; encoded by the coding sequence ATGACCACACCGTGGCAACGACGGTACGCACAGCGCAATCAACGGATGGGTGGTTCTATCATCCGTGAGCTGCTGAAGTTTACCCAACAGCCAGACATGATCTCGTTTGCCGGGGGCCTACCGGCGCCTGAGTTGTTCCCGGTTGAGGCTTTTCGCGCGGCGGCCGACAGGGTTCTTGTCCAGTCAGGCAGCAAGGCATTACAGTACAGCACCACCGAGGGCTATCAGCCATTGCGCGCACTCATCGTCGAGAAAATGGCGCACTACGGCATCCTGGCCAAAGAAGATAATGTATTGATTACTTCCGGTTCGCAGCAGGCCCTTGACCTGATCGGCAAGTTGCTCATCAACGCGGGCGATACGATCCTGGTGGAACGCCCAACCTACCTGGGCGCGCTGCAGGCCTGGAATGCTTACCAGGCCGAGTACGTCGAGGTACCCATTGATGACAACGGGCTGCAGGTAGATCAACTGGAAGAGGCGCTGCGCGCGGGCGTCAAGTTCATGTACGTGTTGCCAAACTTCCAGAACCCGGGCGGTGTCACACTCTCTCTGGATCGCCGGCAGGAACTGGTGGAGTTGGCCGACCGCTACGGGGTGCCCATCATCGAGGATGACCCGTATGGCGAGCTGCTCTACGAAGGGGAACATCTGCCCACCCTGGTGCAGTTGGACTGTGAGCATCTGGAATCACGGGCTTGTGATGGTCACGGCTATTTCCGGGGCAACATCCTGTACCTGAGCACCTTCTCCAAGACGCTGGCGCCTGGTTTGCGCCTGGGATGGATCGTGGCGCCGGTTGAGGTGATTCAGAAGTGCGTGCAGGCCAAGCAGGGCATGGATTTACACACCAGTATTTTCGATCAGATGGTGGCATACGAGGTAGCCAAAGGCGGCTTCCTGGAGAAACATGTACGTACCTTGCGCCGGGTGTATGGCGCACGTCGCGATGTGATGTTGGCCGCCATGGAGCGCTACTTCCCGGCCGGTGTACACTGGACGCACCCGCGCGGCGGGTTGTTCCTGTGGGTGGAATTACCGCCGGAGATCAACGCGGAGGAACTGCTGCAGGACGCCATCAAAGAAAAGGTGGCCTTCGTACCGGGCCATGCGTTCTATGCGGCCGGACGCAGCAGCGGACAACTCAATACCATGCGCCTGAACTTCTCCAACGCCGAGCCGGAGATGATCGAAGAGGGAATTCGCCGCCTCGCGCGTGCCATCGAGCAGCGCATGGGCGGGCGCATGACGCCCGTGGTCACACCAGTGCCGGCCATGAGCATGAACTAG
- a CDS encoding 2-oxoacid:acceptor oxidoreductase family protein: MEFSIVFSGFGGQGALFAGQLLAYASMDEGKAVTWIPSYGPEMRGGTAHCIVVVGDEEVGAPLVRNPDAVIALNLPSVDKYEPLVKPGGFLIYNSSLVTRAVTRSDINVIPVAGNDIASALGNIKLTNVVMLGALLQATDLLPLEALDRALLAHLPERNRRFLEPNKVALRRGAECAIRVPA, encoded by the coding sequence ATGGAATTCTCGATCGTTTTCTCTGGCTTTGGGGGACAGGGCGCCCTGTTCGCCGGCCAGTTACTGGCCTATGCCAGCATGGATGAAGGCAAAGCGGTGACCTGGATCCCGTCCTATGGGCCGGAGATGCGCGGCGGCACCGCGCACTGCATCGTGGTGGTTGGGGATGAAGAAGTTGGGGCGCCGCTGGTGCGCAACCCTGACGCCGTGATTGCCCTGAATCTGCCATCGGTGGACAAATACGAACCGTTGGTCAAACCGGGCGGGTTCCTGATCTACAACAGTTCATTGGTGACGCGCGCGGTTACGCGCAGCGACATCAACGTCATCCCGGTGGCGGGCAATGACATTGCCAGCGCGCTGGGCAATATCAAATTAACCAATGTCGTCATGCTGGGCGCCCTGCTGCAGGCCACCGACCTGCTGCCGCTGGAGGCTCTCGATCGGGCCTTGCTGGCCCATCTGCCGGAACGCAATCGGCGCTTTCTGGAGCCAAACAAAGTGGCTCTGCGGCGTGGCGCCGAGTGTGCCATACGCGTTCCGGCCTGA
- a CDS encoding 2-oxoglutarate oxidoreductase, with protein sequence MMLVYQRPDSLTDVATHYCPGCTHGIIHRLVAEVLDELGVRERTIGVAPVGCAVFAYNYFNVDMAEAAHGRAPAMATGLKRTQPDKIVFTYQGDGDLAAIGTNEIIHAAARGEKITVIFVNNAVYGMTSGQMAPTTLLGQVTTSSPKGRDVSLTGYPLRVAELLAGLPGTSYVVRRSTHNVREINRTKKAIRTAFQAQLAGQGLSLVEILSSCPTNNHTTAAEALTWIENQMVPYYPLGDYKVVDAVARLN encoded by the coding sequence ATGATGCTGGTCTACCAGCGCCCCGATTCCCTGACCGATGTGGCAACGCACTACTGCCCCGGCTGCACGCATGGCATCATTCACCGCCTGGTGGCCGAGGTGCTGGACGAGTTGGGCGTGCGTGAGCGCACGATTGGCGTGGCGCCCGTGGGCTGCGCGGTCTTTGCCTACAACTACTTCAATGTAGACATGGCTGAGGCGGCGCATGGACGCGCCCCGGCCATGGCCACCGGCCTCAAGCGAACGCAGCCGGACAAGATCGTCTTTACCTACCAGGGTGACGGCGACCTGGCGGCCATCGGTACGAATGAGATCATTCATGCCGCGGCGCGCGGCGAAAAAATCACGGTGATCTTCGTCAACAATGCGGTGTACGGCATGACGAGCGGCCAGATGGCGCCGACCACCCTGCTGGGCCAGGTCACCACCTCATCACCGAAAGGGCGCGATGTCAGCCTGACCGGCTATCCCCTGCGCGTGGCCGAATTGTTGGCAGGGCTGCCGGGCACATCGTACGTCGTCAGACGCTCGACACACAACGTGCGCGAAATCAACCGCACCAAGAAGGCCATCCGCACCGCGTTCCAGGCTCAGTTGGCCGGGCAAGGACTCTCCCTGGTAGAAATCCTGTCGTCATGTCCCACCAACAACCATACCACCGCGGCCGAAGCCCTGACCTGGATCGAGAATCAGATGGTGCCCTACTATCCGTTGGGCGATTACAAGGTGGTGGATGCCGTGGCGCGTCTAAATTAG
- a CDS encoding aldolase, translating into MFKQFQEIGRDLYVAGLISSHGGNLSLRLGDRLVIKRRGAMLGRLQPHDLVETDLERNDSGVALASTELLVHRAVYKATPALAIVHCHPRAAIAYSLSRDEIVPIDNEASYLLKKVPVIYEEFASGTPEMAKNVAQTLSKYKIVMLRGHGSFAIGQTLDEAFFWSSVLEEACQISVYARQINEPFIEYRKGSDAYTKW; encoded by the coding sequence ATCTTCAAGCAATTCCAGGAGATTGGCCGTGATCTGTACGTGGCCGGCCTGATCAGCTCGCACGGCGGCAACTTGAGCCTGCGCCTGGGCGATCGCCTGGTCATCAAACGGCGGGGCGCGATGTTGGGCCGCCTGCAGCCGCACGACCTGGTGGAAACCGACCTGGAGCGCAACGACAGCGGGGTGGCGCTGGCCTCCACCGAGCTGCTGGTTCACCGCGCCGTCTACAAGGCCACGCCAGCGCTGGCGATCGTTCACTGTCACCCCCGCGCGGCCATCGCCTATTCGCTCTCCCGCGATGAGATCGTGCCGATTGACAACGAGGCGTCCTATCTGCTCAAGAAGGTGCCGGTGATCTACGAGGAGTTCGCCTCCGGCACGCCGGAGATGGCAAAGAACGTGGCGCAGACGTTGTCGAAGTACAAGATCGTCATGCTGCGCGGCCACGGCAGCTTTGCCATCGGCCAGACCCTCGACGAAGCGTTCTTTTGGTCCTCCGTACTCGAAGAGGCCTGCCAGATCAGCGTCTACGCCCGGCAGATCAACGAGCCGTTCATCGAGTATCGCAAGGGCAGCGACGCGTATACGAAGTGGTAG
- the ald gene encoding alanine dehydrogenase — protein MGITPANVQTLHDEGHRIYVEQGAGVGSGYSDEDYRRAGATLVYSADEAFARADLLLKVARPTPEETGLLRSDQIVCGFLYLPAARKSRVQSFLNNNVTAIGYETIQEDDGSLPVLQPISEVTGRMCAQVAARLLENTSGGKGILLGGVPGVAPAEVVILGGGVVGAQAARVFLGQGANVYLLDKDIKRLHYIDSLFMGRVITLMSNPLNVDKMVRFADVVVGAIQVPGARSPVLISRELVRSMKRRSIIIDVAVTTGGCVETTRPTTHTAPTYIEEGVIHYCVPNMTGIVARTATHAFNNAAWPYIYSIASEGLDAAIEKSPSLARGVNIRAGKIMLPGLAAAYTMSS, from the coding sequence GTGGGCATCACGCCGGCCAATGTGCAGACCCTGCACGACGAAGGTCATCGCATCTACGTGGAGCAGGGCGCAGGTGTGGGCAGCGGCTACAGCGACGAGGATTACCGCCGTGCCGGCGCCACCCTGGTCTACTCTGCGGATGAGGCATTTGCCCGCGCCGACCTGTTGCTCAAAGTGGCACGCCCGACCCCCGAAGAGACCGGTTTGCTGCGCAGCGATCAGATTGTCTGTGGGTTTCTGTATTTGCCGGCCGCGCGCAAGAGCCGGGTACAGAGCTTTCTGAACAACAACGTCACAGCCATTGGCTATGAAACCATCCAAGAGGACGACGGCTCCTTGCCGGTGTTGCAGCCGATCAGCGAGGTCACCGGTCGCATGTGCGCACAGGTGGCGGCGCGCTTGCTGGAAAACACCAGCGGCGGCAAGGGCATCCTCCTGGGAGGCGTGCCAGGCGTCGCGCCGGCCGAAGTAGTCATCCTGGGCGGCGGGGTGGTAGGCGCCCAGGCGGCCCGCGTCTTCCTGGGTCAGGGCGCCAACGTCTACCTGCTGGACAAAGACATCAAGCGTCTGCATTACATTGACAGCCTTTTCATGGGCCGCGTCATTACGCTGATGTCCAACCCCCTCAATGTGGACAAGATGGTGCGCTTTGCCGATGTGGTTGTGGGCGCGATCCAGGTGCCGGGCGCCCGCTCGCCGGTCCTCATCTCGCGCGAGTTGGTGCGCAGCATGAAACGGCGTTCCATCATCATAGATGTCGCGGTGACCACGGGCGGTTGCGTCGAAACCACACGCCCCACCACGCACACGGCCCCCACCTACATCGAAGAAGGCGTCATCCATTATTGCGTTCCCAATATGACCGGCATCGTGGCGCGCACCGCCACGCACGCGTTCAACAATGCCGCTTGGCCGTACATCTACAGTATCGCCTCCGAAGGGTTGGACGCGGCGATCGAAAAATCACCATCGCTGGCGCGTGGCGTCAACATCCGGGCCGGCAAGATCATGCTGCCCGGCCTGGCAGCTGCGTACACGATGAGTTCCTAA
- a CDS encoding acetyl-CoA hydrolase/transferase family protein, whose protein sequence is MMRCWNKIVPAERAVQAVKSGNRVFLTGNCSVPQQLLSALVDRAAAGEVENVEIVQVLTIGDAKYVAPEMEGKLRVNTLFISHNVRSAVNEGRADFTPVFLSEIPRLFRNGQLPLDAALIHCSPPDEHGFLSFGVEVGLTKPAAQNAKIVIAEVNEFMPRALGDSFIHISKVDYMVPVSYHLPEVPQGTPGELEKRIAEHIVHLIPDGATMQMGIGAIPDAVLHFLSSKRDLGIHTELFSDGVIPLVDAGIINNERKTLHPGKIVAGFILGSQRLYEFVDNNPIVEFHPQDYVNDPFIIAQNDNMVCINSAIEVDLTGQVCADSIGTKFYSGVGGQLDFIYGASRSKGGRPIIALPSTTKNDTVSRIVPTLQTGAGVTTSRNHIHYVVTEYGVAELYGKTIRQRCLNLIQIAHPKFRDQLTAWAREQHYI, encoded by the coding sequence ATGATGCGCTGTTGGAACAAGATCGTTCCGGCCGAAAGGGCGGTGCAGGCCGTCAAATCAGGGAATCGTGTGTTCTTGACCGGCAACTGCAGCGTTCCCCAACAACTGCTCAGCGCGCTGGTGGATCGCGCAGCCGCGGGCGAGGTTGAGAATGTCGAAATCGTGCAAGTCCTGACGATTGGTGATGCCAAATATGTGGCGCCGGAAATGGAAGGTAAGTTGCGCGTCAACACCCTCTTCATCAGCCATAACGTACGCAGCGCGGTCAACGAGGGTCGCGCAGACTTCACGCCGGTCTTTCTATCAGAGATTCCACGCTTGTTCCGTAACGGCCAACTGCCGCTCGATGCCGCGCTGATTCACTGCTCGCCGCCCGATGAACATGGCTTCCTGTCGTTTGGGGTCGAGGTGGGCTTGACCAAACCGGCCGCCCAGAACGCGAAGATCGTCATTGCCGAAGTCAACGAATTCATGCCCCGCGCCCTGGGTGACAGCTTCATCCACATCAGCAAGGTGGACTACATGGTGCCGGTCAGCTACCATCTGCCGGAAGTGCCGCAGGGTACACCGGGCGAGCTGGAGAAGCGGATCGCCGAGCATATCGTGCATCTGATCCCCGACGGTGCGACCATGCAGATGGGCATTGGCGCCATTCCCGACGCCGTGCTGCACTTCCTCAGCAGCAAGCGTGACCTGGGCATTCACACCGAGCTTTTCTCTGATGGCGTCATCCCCCTGGTGGATGCCGGGATCATCAACAACGAGCGCAAGACGCTGCATCCGGGCAAAATCGTCGCCGGGTTCATCCTGGGCAGCCAGCGCCTGTATGAATTCGTGGACAACAACCCGATCGTCGAATTCCACCCGCAGGATTATGTCAACGATCCGTTCATCATCGCGCAGAACGACAACATGGTCTGCATCAACTCCGCCATCGAGGTGGACCTGACCGGACAGGTCTGCGCGGATTCGATCGGCACCAAGTTCTACAGCGGCGTCGGCGGCCAGTTGGACTTCATCTACGGCGCGTCACGCAGCAAGGGCGGCCGTCCCATCATCGCCCTGCCCAGCACCACCAAGAACGATACGGTTTCACGGATCGTCCCTACGCTGCAAACGGGCGCCGGTGTCACTACCAGCCGCAACCATATTCACTACGTGGTGACGGAGTACGGTGTGGCTGAGTTGTATGGCAAGACGATCCGCCAGCGCTGCCTGAACCTGATTCAGATCGCCCATCCCAAGTTCCGCGATCAACTGACCGCCTGGGCCAGGGAGCAGCACTACATCTGA
- a CDS encoding 3-methyl-2-oxobutanoate dehydrogenase subunit VorB: protein MAKELWKGNEAIAEAAIRAGLEAYFGYPITPQTELLEYMAAQMPALGRVFLQAESELGAINMVYGAACGGSRVMTSSSSPGVSLMQEGLSYIAGSEVSCVIVDIMRGGPGLGNIQPSQSDYFQMVKSAGHGDYNNIVLAPATVQEAVDMTYEAFDLADKYRTTVVILADGTIGQMMEPAEMPPSKPLRTERPDWALSGAAGRHHRSITSLNLTAEGLEKHNLHLQAKLAEIKAHEARSKEFMTEDAEYLIVAFGTMGRVATSAIRQARAQGVRVGLLRPVTLWPYPEDRLRELAAGKKAILVVEMNAGQMLNDVKAIVEGRAPVHFYGRMGGSIPLPDEILNALHTLVSLYGTVQMSGHNNGYKHNGHNGSGQPGAALRQTTNAATLSVHLAEVKS, encoded by the coding sequence ATGGCAAAGGAGCTATGGAAAGGCAACGAAGCAATAGCCGAGGCCGCCATCCGTGCCGGCCTGGAAGCCTATTTTGGCTATCCCATCACCCCACAGACTGAATTATTGGAATATATGGCCGCCCAGATGCCTGCACTTGGGCGGGTTTTTTTGCAGGCCGAAAGTGAATTGGGCGCCATCAACATGGTGTACGGCGCCGCGTGCGGCGGCTCCCGTGTCATGACATCCTCGTCCAGCCCCGGCGTCAGCCTGATGCAAGAGGGCCTCTCATACATCGCCGGATCAGAAGTATCCTGCGTTATCGTAGACATCATGCGCGGCGGGCCTGGCCTGGGCAACATCCAGCCGTCACAGTCAGACTACTTCCAGATGGTGAAGAGCGCCGGGCATGGCGACTACAACAATATCGTGCTGGCGCCGGCCACCGTGCAAGAGGCCGTTGACATGACCTACGAGGCCTTCGACCTGGCCGACAAATACCGCACCACGGTCGTCATCCTGGCCGATGGCACCATCGGGCAGATGATGGAACCGGCCGAAATGCCGCCAAGCAAACCCTTGCGCACCGAGAGACCAGACTGGGCGCTGAGCGGAGCGGCCGGCCGCCACCACCGCTCGATCACGTCGCTCAACCTGACGGCGGAAGGGCTGGAGAAACACAACCTGCATCTGCAGGCCAAGCTGGCCGAAATCAAGGCACACGAAGCGCGCAGCAAAGAGTTCATGACCGAGGATGCCGAATACCTGATTGTGGCCTTTGGCACCATGGGGCGCGTGGCTACCTCAGCCATTCGCCAGGCGCGGGCGCAGGGCGTCCGCGTGGGCCTGCTGCGCCCGGTGACGCTGTGGCCCTACCCTGAAGACCGCCTGCGCGAGCTGGCCGCGGGCAAGAAAGCCATCCTGGTGGTGGAAATGAACGCCGGCCAGATGCTCAACGACGTAAAAGCCATCGTGGAGGGGCGCGCCCCGGTCCACTTCTACGGCCGCATGGGCGGCTCGATTCCGCTGCCGGACGAAATCCTGAACGCCCTGCACACCCTGGTCTCCCTGTATGGCACGGTGCAAATGAGCGGACACAACAACGGCTACAAACACAACGGTCATAATGGCAGTGGTCAGCCGGGCGCTGCGCTGCGCCAAACGACCAACGCCGCTACCCTGTCCGTACACCTGGCGGAGGTGAAGTCATGA
- a CDS encoding GNAT family N-acetyltransferase — MPDIRYRVHEKISVEQFIDLLQRSTLAGRRPLDRAERVQRMLDNANLIVTAWDGDRLVGVSRAVTDFSYCCYLSDLAVDESYQRAGIGKELVRRTREAAGLECTLLLLSAPAAMGYYPKIGFEKLENAFAIKREA; from the coding sequence ATGCCAGACATCCGGTATCGAGTCCACGAGAAGATCAGCGTCGAGCAGTTCATTGACCTGCTCCAGCGCTCCACGTTGGCCGGTCGGCGACCGCTCGACCGCGCCGAGCGCGTGCAGCGCATGCTCGACAACGCCAATCTGATCGTCACCGCCTGGGATGGAGACAGGCTCGTCGGCGTGTCCCGCGCGGTGACCGATTTCAGTTACTGCTGTTACCTCTCGGACCTGGCCGTGGATGAATCATACCAGCGTGCGGGCATCGGCAAGGAGCTTGTGCGGCGCACGCGGGAAGCCGCGGGGTTGGAATGCACCCTCCTCCTGCTCTCCGCGCCCGCGGCGATGGGGTATTATCCCAAAATCGGGTTCGAGAAACTGGAAAACGCATTCGCCATCAAGCGCGAGGCGTAG
- a CDS encoding universal stress protein, with the protein MYHNILVPLDGSALAEAALHHAEALALEFKSNITLLRIIISPYQLIAPDLVLSGTVAEIPGLRDQAMQYLQGVSGELREKGISFQTAILDGPVPDAITDYARAEHIDLIVMSTHGRGGISRWVYGSVAEKVLQAAPCPVLLIRASGK; encoded by the coding sequence ATGTATCACAACATTCTCGTGCCGCTGGATGGCTCAGCGCTGGCAGAAGCCGCGCTGCACCACGCGGAGGCCCTGGCGCTGGAGTTCAAGAGTAACATCACCCTGCTGCGAATTATCATCTCGCCCTACCAGTTGATTGCGCCTGACCTGGTGCTTTCCGGGACCGTGGCCGAAATACCCGGACTGCGCGACCAGGCGATGCAATACTTGCAGGGAGTATCCGGTGAGCTGCGCGAAAAGGGCATCTCTTTCCAGACCGCCATTTTGGACGGCCCCGTGCCCGATGCCATCACCGACTATGCCCGGGCCGAGCACATTGACCTGATCGTCATGTCAACGCATGGGCGGGGCGGCATCAGCCGCTGGGTGTACGGCAGCGTTGCTGAGAAGGTTCTGCAGGCTGCGCCCTGCCCGGTACTGCTCATTCGCGCATCCGGCAAGTAG
- a CDS encoding ribulokinase: protein MNRTYTIGLDYGTQSARALLVRTDGLIAATAVCDYADGVIDEHLPGSRRALGADWALQNPADWLTVLEAIVPQVLAAAGVAGEQVIGIGVDFTACTILPTTADGTPLCQLPAWRETPHAWPKLWKHHAAQPQADRFNQVAVARGEAFLARYGGRVSSEWLLPKALSILEEAPSVYDAASRIIEGGDWLVWQLSGQERRNACAAGYKACWTKGEGYPSADFLAALHPRFAAVVEEKLSAEVLPAGAYAGGLTPAWAGRLGLPAGVAVGVAMIDAHAGALGMGVGTPGVLGMIMGTSTCHMLLGREAALAEGISGVVEDGIVPGLFGYEAGQAGVGDIFAWFVEHGAPAAYEDEARASGVSLHELLSARAARLAPGASGLLALDWWNGCRTPLVDADLTGVIFGYSLNTKPEEVYRALIEATAFGTRLVIETFTSQGVPVERLVATGGLTKNRLLMQIYADVTNRPIEVAGTEQATGLGAAMLGATAAGSAAGGFDSLGDAVAAMASVPAASYQPDAGAAAVYEVLYRQYSRLVDQFGRRADSPLKALRQLKLRSM, encoded by the coding sequence GTGAACAGAACATACACCATCGGACTCGATTACGGGACGCAGTCGGCGCGGGCGCTGTTGGTGCGCACGGATGGACTGATTGCGGCCACGGCCGTCTGTGACTATGCGGACGGTGTGATTGATGAACATTTGCCAGGCTCACGCCGCGCGCTGGGCGCAGACTGGGCGCTGCAAAATCCGGCCGATTGGCTGACCGTGCTGGAAGCGATCGTGCCGCAGGTGCTGGCCGCGGCCGGCGTGGCCGGAGAACAGGTCATCGGCATCGGCGTGGACTTCACCGCCTGCACGATCCTGCCGACAACCGCGGACGGGACGCCGCTGTGCCAACTGCCGGCCTGGCGCGAGACGCCTCATGCCTGGCCCAAGCTGTGGAAGCACCACGCCGCGCAGCCGCAGGCCGACCGCTTCAACCAGGTGGCGGTTGCGCGTGGCGAAGCGTTCCTGGCCCGCTACGGCGGCCGAGTTTCGTCGGAGTGGCTGCTGCCCAAGGCGCTGTCCATCCTGGAGGAGGCGCCCTCGGTCTACGATGCGGCCAGTCGCATCATCGAGGGCGGCGATTGGCTGGTCTGGCAGCTCAGCGGGCAGGAGCGGCGCAACGCCTGCGCGGCCGGCTACAAGGCGTGCTGGACAAAGGGCGAGGGCTACCCGTCGGCTGATTTTCTGGCCGCGCTGCATCCGCGTTTCGCCGCGGTGGTCGAGGAAAAGCTCAGCGCGGAGGTGCTGCCGGCCGGCGCGTACGCCGGTGGGCTAACGCCGGCCTGGGCTGGCCGCTTGGGCTTACCGGCCGGCGTCGCGGTGGGCGTCGCGATGATTGATGCGCACGCGGGCGCGCTGGGCATGGGCGTGGGGACGCCGGGCGTGCTGGGGATGATTATGGGCACCAGCACCTGCCACATGCTGCTGGGCCGCGAGGCCGCGCTGGCCGAAGGCATCAGCGGCGTGGTGGAGGATGGCATCGTGCCGGGACTGTTCGGCTATGAGGCGGGGCAGGCCGGCGTGGGCGACATCTTCGCCTGGTTCGTCGAGCATGGCGCGCCGGCCGCGTATGAGGATGAGGCGCGCGCCAGCGGCGTGAGTCTGCACGAGCTGTTGAGCGCCAGGGCGGCGCGGTTGGCGCCCGGCGCCAGCGGGCTGCTGGCGCTGGACTGGTGGAACGGCTGCCGCACGCCGCTGGTGGATGCAGACCTGACCGGGGTGATTTTCGGCTACAGCCTGAACACGAAGCCCGAAGAGGTCTACCGCGCCCTGATCGAGGCCACGGCGTTTGGCACGCGGCTGGTGATCGAGACCTTCACGAGCCAGGGGGTGCCGGTGGAGCGCCTGGTGGCGACCGGTGGGTTGACCAAGAACCGGCTGCTGATGCAAATCTATGCCGATGTGACGAACCGGCCCATCGAAGTGGCGGGTACAGAGCAGGCGACCGGCCTGGGCGCGGCGATGCTGGGCGCCACGGCCGCGGGTTCGGCAGCCGGCGGCTTCGACAGCCTGGGCGACGCGGTGGCGGCGATGGCCAGCGTGCCCGCCGCTTCCTATCAGCCGGACGCAGGCGCAGCCGCGGTCTATGAGGTGCTCTACCGGCAGTACAGCCGCCTGGTGGATCAGTTTGGCCGCCGCGCCGACTCGCCGTTGAAAGCCCTGCGCCAACTCAAGCTGCGCAGCATGTAG